A window of the Lagenorhynchus albirostris chromosome 1, mLagAlb1.1, whole genome shotgun sequence genome harbors these coding sequences:
- the FOXB1 gene encoding forkhead box protein B1 — protein sequence MPRPGRNTYSDQKPPYSYISLTAMAIQSSPEKMLPLSEIYKFIMDRFPYYRENTQRWQNSLRHNLSFNDCFIKIPRRPDQPGKGSFWALHPSCGDMFENGSFLRRRKRFKVLKSDHLAPSKPADAAQYLQQQAKLRLSALAASGTHLPQMPAAAYNLGGVAQPSGFKHPFAIENIIAREYKMPGGLAFSAMQPVPAAYPLPNQLTTMGSSLGTGWPHVYGSAGMIDSATPISMASGDYSAYGVPLKPLCHAAGQTLPAIPVPIKPTPAAVPALPALPAPIPTLLSNSPPSLSPTSSQTATSQSSPATPSETLTSPASALHSVAVH from the coding sequence ATGCCTCGGCCCGGCCGCAACACGTACAGCGACCAGAAGCCGCCCTACTCGTATATCTCGCTGACCGCCATGGCCATCCAGAGCTCGCCCGAAAAGATGCTACCCTTGAGCGAGATCTACAAGTTCATCATGGACCGCTTCCCCTACTACCGGGAGAACACGCAGCGCTGGCAGAACAGCCTGCGCCACAACCTTTCCTTCAACGACTGCTTCATCAAGATACCGCGGCGGCCAGACCAGCCCGGCAAGGGCAGCTTCTGGGCGCTGCACCCCAGCTGCGGGGACATGTTCGAGAACGGCAGCTTCCTGAGGCGCCGCAAGCGCTTCAAGGTGCTCAAGTCGGACCACCTGGCGCCCAGCAAGCCCGCTGACGCGGCGCAGTACCTGCAGCAGCAGGCCAAGCTGCGCCTCAGCGCGCTGGCGGCCTCGGGCACGCACCTGCCGCAGATGCCCGCCGCCGCCTACAACCTGGGCGGCGTGGCGCAGCCCTCGGGCTTCAAGCATCCCTTCGCCATCGAGAATATCATCGCGCGCGAGTACAAGATGCCTGGGGGACTGGCCTTCTCCGCCATGCAGCCCGTGCCCGCCGCCTACCCGCTCCCCAACCAGTTGACTACCATGGGCAGCTCGCTGGGTACTGGCTGGCCACACGTGTACGGTTCGGCAGGCATGATCGATTCGGCCACCCCCATCTCCATGGCTAGTGGCGATTACAGCGCTTACGGCGTGCCGTTGAAGCCTCTGTGCCACGCAGCGGGCCAGACGCTGCCCGCCATCCCCGTGCCCATTAAGCCCACGCCGGCCGCAGTGCCCGCGCTGCCCGCACTGCCTGCGCCCATCCCCACCCTGCTCTCGAACTCGCCGCCCTCGCTCAGCCCCACGTCCTCTCAAACAGCCACCAGCCAAAGCAGCCCCGCCACTCCCAGCGAAACGCTCACCAGCCCGGCCTCCGCCTTGCACTCAGTGGCGGTGCACTGA